From the Gammaproteobacteria bacterium genome, the window CTTTGGCGTAGGGGGAGCGATGCCTTGAAAAGCCTTAGTCACCAGGCCCGTAAGGGCTGACAGTCGGGTAAAGACTAGCTCCTAATTTAGGCTAAAATCATTAATTCTGACACCAAAGGCAGAATTTCCTCCTCTTGACCCCCTTCTCGAGATCAAGATGGGATATCCGCCGAGGATTTGTCAATCATCCCGCCCTAAAGGGCGGATTTTGTGAAAACAAATCTGAGCTTGACCAGCCTTAGTTCGAGAAATCGAACTACGTTGCAACGAAGTATAAAGACTCACCTTGGGGGCGCTTCCTCAACTCCAAGCTCTGAAAGCGGCGGATGCAGACACGGTGCGGGTAACTACGAAACGGTCTGCCGCAAAGTTCTCAAGAACTGAAGCTGCGTTGCAACATTGGCGAATGGAGTCACACCGCAAGGTGTGTGTCACTAGGCCCGTAAGGGCCTGGCAGTCGGGAAAGACCGGCAACTTAAAACCGCCCGCTTACCTCCTCACTGCTAAAGCTGTGGTGCGGGCATGTGGTGAAGTATTCCGCTGTTATCTAGGTTATTCTTTGCGATGAGCAACGAGGTCCCAAGGCGGTCCTTGAGAAGTAGCGGGGGGTCGTGTCCCACATTACGACGCGACCATTGAGTCCATTAGTCATCTTCACGGTTCAGGAATGCCAATCGACCTGCTCTCGGTCATTATTCAAGCTACCATTGTCATCAGCGTCCCTACCCTCGTCGCCAATGGCGGGGAGGCGTTGATGCATCTGATCGCTCATCATGAATTTCATGCGATCCCCATCCTCACTACCCTCTCGCGGTTGCAAGGGTTATTGGCGGGTGGTCTTCTTCTCCATGCCAGTTTCGACGAAAGCTACTACGACCTTCAGGCATTGTTTGTACCAGCGAGTCGCTGGAATCTCAGTATGAAACAGTTCCTGCTGGAACGAGCCAATCTTTTTTCCTACGACCCGGAACCGCTATTGAGTCTGCTGCGGGACGATCCGCTGAGTGGTCGTGGTCTGCTCATAGCTCTCGTGGTGGTAATAATCCCCACCATACTTGTATTGGTATGTCTACGCGTCTGGAAATTTTGGGACGCGTTGCGAGGGATAGTAGCATGTGCAGGTACTGCCCTGTGGTCGGCCTGGATAACAATCTACCTAGTTTGTCTAGTTTTCTGGGGCCTGTATCTCCTGAACTATTGGAGCCTGGCACTACTTGCCGTGTACATCCAATACCAACGGAGTCGAGGCGGGCACCACTGAAATGTAGCGATTCAATCCATGATGGCCATGACTTGACGTGAGTTCACCACTTACGTTGAGTCGTGGCTTTTTACATCATGCATTAGCCATGTTAGCGTTTGATATCGATTGGGTTCCGTTAGTACTACTCAAACTAGAAACTAAACTCCCCCATCATTAAGTTTTGTAGGAGCAAATCATACCGATGGCCAAAAATTACCTCTTTACCTCCGAATCTGTATCTGAAGGTCATCCTGACAAAATGGCGGATCAGATCTCGGATGCCGTCCTCGATGCACTAATCGCGCAAGATCAGACAAGTCGCGTTGCTTGCGAAACTCTTGTTAAAACTGGCGTGATCATTATCGCGGGCGAAATCACCACCAACGCCTGGGTAGATCTGGACCAAATTGCCCGTCAGGTAGTCAAGGAAATCGGCTATACCAGTTCGGAGACAGGTTTTGACGGAGAGACCTGCGCTGTCCTTACTGCCCTTGGCAAGCAGTCCTCGGACATTGCCATGGGGGTGGACGAAACCGTCAACCATGAACAAGGTGCCGGCGATCAGGGCATGATGTTTGGCTACGCCACTGCGGAAACCGATGTTTTGATGCCCGCTCCCATTACTTATGCCCATCGTCTGGTACGCCGTCAATCTGAAGTTCGCAAGAATGGTGTTCTTCCCTGGTTGCGTCCTGATGCTAAGAGTCAAATTAGCTTCCGTTACGAAGATCACCGACCGGTCAGCATTAACGCTGTGGTGCTTTCCACTCAGCATAGCCCCGAGATTGAGGTTTCAGTGCTGCGCGAGGCGGTGATGGACGAAATCATACTTCCCGTTCTTCCAGCAGAATGGATTAATAAAGAAACTAAATTTTATATCAATCCAACAGGACGTTTCGTCATTGGTGGTCCGATGGGTGATTGCGGACTCACCGGGCGGAAGATCATCGTAGATACTTACGGCGGAATGGGTCGCCATGGGGGTGGTGCATTTTCCGGCAAAGATCCCAGTAAAGTGGATCGTTCCGCTGCTTACGCCGCCCGCTACGTGGCCAAAAATATCGTCGCGGCGGGTCTGGCTGATCGATGCGAAGTACAAGTTTCTTACGCAATTGGCGTTGCTCGTCCCACTTCGATCTCGGTAGATACTTTTGGTACCGGTCGTGTTGACGATGAGCGATTGGTAGACCTGATCCGCGAACATTTTGATCTTCGTCCGCGTGGCATCATCACCATGCTCGATCTGCTCCATCCTATTTACCGTAAAACTTCAGCCTACGGTCATTTTGGCCGTGAGGATGCAGAATTTCCATGGGAAGCCACGGATAAAGCCGAGGCCCTACGCACCGCCGTCCCTTCTCATCAAAGTTCTTGCTGATTTGAGACCTCCCTCCTTCAGGGAGATTAGTTAAATTAGACAACGATGCGTAAGCATCGTTATCCTTTTTGGTAACCTCCTCATTTACGCGGAGGCAATCTACAGACCTCAATCTGTCGATAGCTTTGTCATTCGGCAGATGAGGTCGGATGCGGATTGAAACAAACAAACAAACAAACAGATAAACATACATACTCAATTAATCCACGAGAGCATTTGAATGATCAATATATTATCACCCGTGGACCTTGCCCCCGCCTATCGGGTAGCCGATATGAGCCTTGCCGCCTGGGGCCGCAAGGAAATCGCCATTGCCGAGACCGAAATGCCGGGCCTCATGTCTCTGCGCGAAGAATATGCAGCAAAAAAACCCCTTACTGGAGCACGTATTTCTGGCAGTCTGCACATGACCATCCAGACCGCCGTCCTCATCGAGACCTTAGTCGCGTTGGGGGCTGAAGTGCGTTGGGCGTCATGCAATATTTTTTCTACCCAGAACCACGCCGCTGCGGCAATTGCTGCCGTCGGTATTCCAGTTTTTGCCTGGAAGGGCGAAACCCTGGAAGAATATTGGTGGTGTACCGAACAAGCCCTTACTTGGCCGGGTGGAAACGGTCCCAACATGATTCTCGATGACGGTGGCGATGCTACACTGCTGATTCATAAAGGTGTGGAATTTGAGGCCGTTGGAGTGGTTCCTGCACCAGTCGCCGGAGATTCCGAAGACTGGCGGGAATTTCTCAAACTCCTCGGGAAGAGCTTTGCGAAAAATTCCGATAAATGGCGCACAATGGCCAATGGCATCCATGGAGTAACCGAGGAAACAACCACTGGCGTCCATCGCCTTTATCAAATGCAAGATAATGCTACTCTGCTTTTTCCTGCGATGAACGTCAATGATTCCGTCACCAAGAGTAAATTTGATAACCTTTACGGCTGCCGTGAGTCTCTCATTGACGGCATTAAGCGCGCTACCGATGTCATGGTGGCAGGCAAAATTTGTGTGGTGTGTGGCTATGGCGATGTAGGTAAGGGCTGTGCTCAAGCCTTTCGAGGGATGGGTGCCACAGTCTGGATTACCGAAATCGATCCGATTTGTGCACTTCAGGCATCCATGGAGGGTTATCGAGTAGTCATGCTTGACGAGGTGGCTGCGCTGGGTGATATTTTCGTCACCGCCACTGGCAATTTGCGGGTTATTTCCCACGATCACATGCTGCGGATGAAGAATGAAGCCATTGTTTGCAACATTGGTCATTTTGATTCTGAGATCGATATCGCAGCAATCGAATCATATCCCTGGGAAGAAATTAAACCACAAGTGGATCACGTCATATTCCCCGATGGCAAAAAAATTATTGTGCTCGCCAAGGGACGCCTGGTTAATTTAGGATGCGCTACCGGTCATCCGAGTTTCGTGATGTCGGCTTCTTTCACCAATCAGGTAATGGCACAGATGGAACTCTTCGCGCACTATGTAAATTATGAACGGCGTGTTTATGTATTACCAAAAACACTGGATGAAAAGGTAGCACGTTTACATTTAAAGAAAATTGGTGCTCATCTAACTGAGCTGACTAATGAGCAGGCCACCTATATTGGTGTTTCCAAGGAAGGGCCATATAAACCTGATCATTATCGTTATTGAATAATAATAACCTTGGTCATTCATGATGACCAAGGTTTATTGATGTCTCCGAGAAACCCCGTCCTTGAGAGCGGGGAGGACAAGGAGACGATTTTGCAAACGTCCAGTACAAATGCCAGTCTTGCCCTGCGGCCAGACCGTAAGCGGCCTAAGTGATGCACACCTTGTGGTGTGGCTCCCCTCGCCAAAGTTGCAACGCAGAGTATTGCGATAAACTGTTTTGTAATTACTCGTATCGTGCCTGTATTTGCCGCTATTTACCGTTTATGCTGACAATAAATTTATATATTATGTAGTTTTATCTATCATTGATCAATCCTTCACTGCTTTTATTTTCCGCCGAGGTCATTAATATGCAATCACAGCAACGTCATCCTCGGGTTTTCAGTTTTGAATTTTTTCCACCAAAAAATGAAGAAAGCGCAGAAAAATTGCGCCAAATTCGTGATGAGCTAGCTTTACTGGGTCCACGATTTTTTTCCGTTACCTACGGTGCTGGTGGATCTACTCGTGATCGTACCATCAAGGCGGTTCTTGACATTCAAAACGCTGGCCATGAAGCGGCTCCTCATTTATCTTGCATCGGTTCCACCCGGGAAGGAATCAGGGATATCCTCAATGAGTATCGGATGTGCGGCATTCGTCATATCGTCGCTCTGCGCGGCGACCTGCCTTCGGGTACTCATGATGTGGGAGAACTACGCTATGCCAATGAACTAGTCGAATTCATTCGAACAGAAACAGGTGATCATTTCCATATTGAAGTTGCAGCTTATCCCGAGTTTCATCCACAGGCTTCATTGGCCATCACCGATCTAAAAAATTTTAAGCGTAAGGTACAATCTGGCGCGAATAGCGCGATTACTCAATATTTTTACAATGCGGATGCTTATCTGCGCTTTGTAGAAAGTTGTGAACGGATGGGACTGGATATTCCTATCGTTCCAGGAATTATGCCAATTACCAATTTTACTCAGCTTGTTCGTTTTTCTGACCTTTGTGGTGCCGAGGTTCCTCGCTGGCTACGTCGACGCCTTGAGGGCTATGGCGACGATTTAGATGCAATTCGTGCCTTTGGGTTGGAAGTTGTCATTGAATTATGCCGGCGACTATTGGATGCCGGTGCTCCAGGTCTTCATTTTTACACAATGAACCAGTCTGCTCCCACAAAAGCCATTTGGCGGGCACTTAACCTGAATGTCAGCTAAGAGCCTGTTCTATTCGTGAATATTTGGCGTAAAATGTAGATAAAACATCATGGAAACCACCATACGAAGATTACTAAAAGCAATATCGTGGTATCTCACGGGAATGCTCGCAGTTTTTCTTATTAGCTGGATTATTACAAGCAATGCCAAGCTCGCCGCCACTATCGCGCTTACAGAAGTAGTGACGAGATTTTTTCTTTATTGGTTACACGAACGGATTTGGAATAGAACAACCTGGGGAAGATATAATCCTAAACTCCCCCGGCTTTAGGAATCGACGGTCAAGAACCCCTCAACCCTACGGGATTGAGGATGGCTCTGTGAGGTAACACTCATAATTTCCAGCTTGACCAGCCTAAGCGATAAAACATCAAATCAAGATCGAGGGTTTTCCACGCTGAGGATTTATGAATCAATTACGCCAAGGACTGGGTCGGGCTTTGGAGAATTTGACTGAAGGCTGGCATCAAGTCGTAGAAAGGGCGGGTGATGCGCTTACCCGTTTCAATCCGGTACGTCAAGCAGTAGAAAGTCCTGGAGCATTGGTGGAGCGTTATGCTCCGCGTTGGGGCATAGTGGCGGCGGAATTGCGTGAGGATGGCGATGCCTTGGTGATCAAGCTCGAATTGCCGGGCATGGAACCAGAGCAATTCGATGTGGACGTGGTTGATGATTTTTTGGTCATCCGTGGTGAGAAACGTGTGGAACGGGAAGAAGCTCGTGGGCGTTATCACCTTATGGAATGCGCTTACGGGAGCTTCGAACGGGCGATACGCTTACCGATGCCCGTTGATCCCACTCGGACTAAGGCGCGCTATCGTCATGGTGTCCTCACAATCACCTTACCCAAACTCGCCTCACATCATACCCGTCGCATCAAAGTCAATAGCGAGTCAACTACCCCGCCTTGAAGAGCGATTTGTGCAAGCATGCCCTAAGGGTGAGATTTATCGGGGACACTGATGAGAATTAAACGCATCTCTATAACCAACACAGTACTATTGGCCGGAGGGTTGCTCTGTGGCATAACTCCATTAATCTGGGGAGCATTGCCGTCCAAATTGATGGATGGACGCGAAATACCCAGTCTCGCGCCGATTTTAGAGCCTATTCTGCCCTCGGTAGTTAATATTTCGACTCGGTCCAGGGTTCGGGTGCGTAAAAGCCCTTTATTTGACGATCCATTTTTCCGTCATTTTTTTGATCTCCCCGAGCGGCCTCGGGAACGAGTGGCCCAGAGTCTGGGATCGGGAGTGGTAATCAACGCGAGTAATGGCTACGTAGTCACCAACCATCATGTAGTGGACAAGGCTGACGAAATCACGGTTACCCTTCAAGATGGCCGTGTTCTTCAAGCTCAACCGGTGGGATCCGATTCCGATACCGATATCGCCGTCATTCAAATCCCCGCAGAACACCTCACCGCCATTCCCCTGGGAGATTCCGATCGACTTCGGGTAGGAGATTTCGTCACTGCCATCGGAAATCCTTTTGGTCTGGGACAAACCGTCACCTCAGGCATCGTCAGCGCGCTCGGTCGTTCTGGACTCGGCATTGAGGGCTACGAAGACTTTATTCAAACCGATGCC encodes:
- a CDS encoding conserved hypothetical protein (Evidence 4 : Unknown function but conserved in other organisms) — translated: MPIDLLSVIIQATIVISVPTLVANGGEALMHLIAHHEFHAIPILTTLSRLQGLLAGGLLLHASFDESYYDLQALFVPASRWNLSMKQFLLERANLFSYDPEPLLSLLRDDPLSGRGLLIALVVVIIPTILVLVCLRVWKFWDALRGIVACAGTALWSAWITIYLVCLVFWGLYLLNYWSLALLAVYIQYQRSRGGHH
- the metK gene encoding methionine adenosyltransferase, whose product is MAKNYLFTSESVSEGHPDKMADQISDAVLDALIAQDQTSRVACETLVKTGVIIIAGEITTNAWVDLDQIARQVVKEIGYTSSETGFDGETCAVLTALGKQSSDIAMGVDETVNHEQGAGDQGMMFGYATAETDVLMPAPITYAHRLVRRQSEVRKNGVLPWLRPDAKSQISFRYEDHRPVSINAVVLSTQHSPEIEVSVLREAVMDEIILPVLPAEWINKETKFYINPTGRFVIGGPMGDCGLTGRKIIVDTYGGMGRHGGGAFSGKDPSKVDRSAAYAARYVAKNIVAAGLADRCEVQVSYAIGVARPTSISVDTFGTGRVDDERLVDLIREHFDLRPRGIITMLDLLHPIYRKTSAYGHFGREDAEFPWEATDKAEALRTAVPSHQSSC
- the ahcY gene encoding Adenosylhomocysteinase, with translation MINILSPVDLAPAYRVADMSLAAWGRKEIAIAETEMPGLMSLREEYAAKKPLTGARISGSLHMTIQTAVLIETLVALGAEVRWASCNIFSTQNHAAAAIAAVGIPVFAWKGETLEEYWWCTEQALTWPGGNGPNMILDDGGDATLLIHKGVEFEAVGVVPAPVAGDSEDWREFLKLLGKSFAKNSDKWRTMANGIHGVTEETTTGVHRLYQMQDNATLLFPAMNVNDSVTKSKFDNLYGCRESLIDGIKRATDVMVAGKICVVCGYGDVGKGCAQAFRGMGATVWITEIDPICALQASMEGYRVVMLDEVAALGDIFVTATGNLRVISHDHMLRMKNEAIVCNIGHFDSEIDIAAIESYPWEEIKPQVDHVIFPDGKKIIVLAKGRLVNLGCATGHPSFVMSASFTNQVMAQMELFAHYVNYERRVYVLPKTLDEKVARLHLKKIGAHLTELTNEQATYIGVSKEGPYKPDHYRY
- the metF gene encoding 5,10-methylenetetrahydrofolate reductase, with product MQSQQRHPRVFSFEFFPPKNEESAEKLRQIRDELALLGPRFFSVTYGAGGSTRDRTIKAVLDIQNAGHEAAPHLSCIGSTREGIRDILNEYRMCGIRHIVALRGDLPSGTHDVGELRYANELVEFIRTETGDHFHIEVAAYPEFHPQASLAITDLKNFKRKVQSGANSAITQYFYNADAYLRFVESCERMGLDIPIVPGIMPITNFTQLVRFSDLCGAEVPRWLRRRLEGYGDDLDAIRAFGLEVVIELCRRLLDAGAPGLHFYTMNQSAPTKAIWRALNLNVS
- a CDS encoding DUF2061 domain-containing protein — translated: METTIRRLLKAISWYLTGMLAVFLISWIITSNAKLAATIALTEVVTRFFLYWLHERIWNRTTWGRYNPKLPRL
- a CDS encoding HSP20 family protein, whose protein sequence is MNQLRQGLGRALENLTEGWHQVVERAGDALTRFNPVRQAVESPGALVERYAPRWGIVAAELREDGDALVIKLELPGMEPEQFDVDVVDDFLVIRGEKRVEREEARGRYHLMECAYGSFERAIRLPMPVDPTRTKARYRHGVLTITLPKLASHHTRRIKVNSESTTPP
- a CDS encoding hypothetical protein (Evidence 5 : Unknown function), which translates into the protein MDGNAPQINGVMPQSNPPANSTVLVIEMRLILISVPDKSHP